From Acidimicrobiales bacterium, the proteins below share one genomic window:
- a CDS encoding class I SAM-dependent methyltransferase has product MGEELFERADEYDAMLAEGLSLSGEDKGWFIEGRLRWLSGRLPTEARPRRILDFACGVGDTAAALARTFPGAEVVGFDLAEAAVERARERHGAPGITFVSGTDLPAGTFDLCYVNGAFHHIPSAEQPRVLAGLRAVLAPGGWLALFENNPWNPGARLVMRRIPFDRDAVMLSIPRARRLVHEAGFAEVRPTTTGFWFPRALAPLRPTERALSRLPGGAQYLVLARA; this is encoded by the coding sequence ATGGGCGAGGAGCTGTTCGAGCGGGCCGACGAGTACGACGCGATGTTGGCCGAGGGGCTCTCGCTGTCCGGTGAGGACAAGGGCTGGTTCATCGAGGGGCGCCTGCGCTGGTTGTCCGGCCGCCTGCCCACCGAGGCGCGGCCCCGACGCATCCTGGACTTCGCGTGCGGGGTCGGAGACACCGCGGCGGCGCTGGCGCGCACGTTCCCCGGTGCGGAGGTCGTCGGCTTCGACCTGGCCGAGGCGGCGGTCGAGCGGGCCCGGGAACGCCACGGCGCCCCCGGCATCACGTTCGTGTCGGGCACCGACCTCCCGGCCGGCACGTTCGACCTCTGCTACGTCAACGGCGCCTTCCACCACATCCCGTCCGCCGAGCAGCCCCGCGTGCTCGCGGGGCTGCGGGCCGTCCTGGCCCCCGGCGGATGGCTGGCCTTGTTCGAGAACAACCCCTGGAACCCCGGGGCCCGCCTCGTCATGCGACGGATCCCGTTCGATCGTGACGCGGTGATGCTCAGCATCCCGCGCGCCCGCCGACTGGTGCACGAGGCGGGCTTCGCCGAGGTCCGGCCCACCACCACGGGGTTCTGGTTCCCCCGGGCGCTGGCGCCGCTGCGGCCGACGGAGCGGGCGCTCAGCCGGCTTCCGGGCGGGGCGCAGTACCTCGTGCTCGCCCGCGCCTGA
- a CDS encoding glycosyltransferase family 2 protein, with protein MKLLIAIPALDEEDSIESIIERTLAARSTIIERSPVTEVAVTVVSDGSTDRTVERASRHLEQVDLIVFEQNQGYGAAIKAAWSASDAELLGFLDADGTCDPVFFADLCATLDERDVDVVLGSRMSATSKMPLVRRVGNRIFAGLLRAVSSEDVSDTASGMRVVRRSSLAKLYPLPDGLHFTPAMSARVLLDDDLHLVEIEMPYDEREGESKLSAVSDGGRFLWVILRTAALYRPARLLGPPAALCLAVATLLMVGPTLYYLENQRLQEWMIYRFLVSSLLVTAALLLASGAYLTARIVDVTLMPQVVRTGVRPAVRRVSASRWFWAVPAALFLLGGLLVLPSFLQLVRTGATYEHWSRFIAMTTLYSVALILIVVRVIDSFLVLVDERLTQRREAEARQPPPEAEPHLVGAAG; from the coding sequence GTGAAGCTGTTGATCGCCATCCCGGCGCTCGACGAGGAGGACAGCATCGAGTCGATCATCGAGCGCACCCTGGCGGCGCGCTCGACGATCATCGAGCGCTCACCGGTGACCGAGGTCGCCGTCACCGTCGTCAGCGACGGGTCCACCGATCGCACCGTCGAGCGGGCGAGCCGCCACCTCGAGCAGGTCGACCTCATCGTGTTCGAGCAGAACCAGGGCTACGGCGCCGCCATCAAGGCGGCGTGGTCGGCTTCGGACGCGGAGCTGTTGGGCTTCCTCGACGCCGACGGCACGTGCGACCCGGTGTTCTTCGCCGACCTGTGCGCGACCCTCGACGAGCGCGACGTCGACGTGGTGCTGGGCTCCCGAATGAGCGCCACCAGCAAGATGCCGCTCGTGCGCCGGGTGGGGAACCGCATCTTCGCGGGCCTGCTCCGGGCGGTGTCGTCCGAGGACGTGTCCGACACCGCCAGCGGCATGCGGGTCGTCCGTCGCTCGAGCTTGGCAAAGCTGTACCCCCTGCCCGACGGCCTGCACTTCACGCCGGCCATGAGCGCCCGGGTGCTGCTCGACGACGACCTCCACCTGGTCGAGATCGAGATGCCCTACGACGAGCGCGAGGGTGAGTCGAAGCTCTCCGCGGTGTCCGACGGGGGGCGGTTCCTGTGGGTGATCCTGCGGACCGCCGCGCTCTACCGGCCGGCCCGCCTGCTCGGCCCGCCCGCGGCGCTCTGTCTCGCCGTGGCCACGCTGTTGATGGTCGGACCCACCCTCTACTACCTCGAGAACCAGCGCCTCCAGGAGTGGATGATCTACCGCTTCCTGGTCAGCAGCCTGCTCGTCACCGCCGCGCTCCTGCTCGCCAGCGGGGCCTACCTCACCGCCCGCATCGTCGACGTCACGTTGATGCCACAGGTGGTCCGCACGGGCGTGCGGCCGGCCGTGCGGCGGGTGTCCGCGAGCCGCTGGTTCTGGGCCGTCCCCGCGGCGCTGTTCCTGCTGGGCGGCCTGCTGGTGCTCCCCAGCTTCCTCCAGCTCGTGCGCACGGGGGCCACCTACGAGCACTGGTCGCGCTTCATCGCCATGACCACCCTGTACTCGGTCGCCCTCATCCTCATCGTCGTGCGGGTCATCGACTCGTTCCTCGTGCTGGTCGACGAACGCCTCACCCAGCGTCGAGAGGCCGAGGCGCGGCAGCCGCCGCCGGAGGCGGAGCCCCACCTCGTCGGTGCCGCCGGGTGA
- a CDS encoding class I SAM-dependent methyltransferase, which yields MAGRSRTPEVDRLHQVYEGYDADESARARWSLDNAGNRAIHAERARRAGVVLSGAVGPVLDLGCGGGQVLVELDRALPTDGLRVGVDLRAARLSVAADAAPGAGFARAEGSALPFPDATFGLVLAFTLFSSILDEAAARAVATELGRVLRPAGRVLWYDLRRPNPSNDAVRPLAPAEIEALFPGWTASLRPLTVLPPLARRLGPATDALYPRLARVRPLTTHLLGTVTKPA from the coding sequence ATGGCAGGTCGCAGCCGCACCCCCGAGGTGGACCGGCTGCACCAGGTGTACGAGGGTTACGACGCCGACGAGTCCGCCCGGGCGAGGTGGAGCCTCGACAACGCCGGCAACCGGGCCATCCACGCCGAGCGGGCGCGTCGCGCCGGCGTGGTCCTGTCCGGCGCCGTCGGCCCCGTCCTCGACCTGGGCTGTGGCGGGGGCCAGGTCCTCGTCGAGCTCGACCGCGCGCTGCCCACGGACGGGCTCCGGGTCGGGGTCGATCTGCGGGCGGCCCGACTCTCGGTTGCCGCCGATGCGGCCCCCGGCGCCGGATTCGCTCGGGCGGAGGGGTCGGCCCTTCCCTTTCCGGACGCAACCTTCGGCCTGGTGCTCGCCTTCACCCTCTTCAGCTCCATCCTCGACGAGGCCGCGGCCCGGGCGGTCGCCACCGAGCTGGGACGCGTCCTGCGCCCGGCCGGACGGGTGCTCTGGTACGACCTGCGGCGGCCCAACCCGTCCAACGACGCGGTGCGTCCGCTGGCGCCGGCAGAGATCGAGGCGTTGTTCCCGGGCTGGACGGCGAGCCTGCGCCCGCTGACCGTGCTGCCACCGCTGGCCCGTCGCCTCGGTCCCGCGACCGACGCGCTGTATCCGCGGCTCGCCCGCGTCCGGCCGCTGACCACCCACCTCCTCGGCACCGTGACCAAGCCGGCGTGA
- a CDS encoding GDP-mannose 4,6-dehydratase, with protein sequence MAVRYLITGGSGFIGSHLTDALLARGDEVTVLDDLSTGRLENLASAMASERFTFVQGSVLDELAVDKVVADCDVVVHLAAAVGVKLIVEQRLSSLVTNIRGSENMIEAAHRYRRKILLASTSEIYGKNPASPLAETSDSVLGSPTVARWAYSTAKAVDEILAYAYHEERGLPTVVVRLFNTVGPRQSPAYGMVIPRLVRQALAGDPLTVYGDGTQTRCFCHVADVVAALVALLDRDDSVGEVFNVGSTEEISMAGLAERIIAACDSPSTISLVPYDQAYERGFEDMARRVPDTAKLHAHCGWEARHTLADILREMIDEAALEVVPDRG encoded by the coding sequence ATGGCGGTCCGCTACCTGATCACCGGCGGGTCCGGCTTCATCGGCTCCCACCTCACCGACGCGCTGCTGGCGCGGGGCGACGAGGTCACCGTCCTCGACGACCTCTCGACGGGGCGCCTCGAGAACCTCGCCAGCGCCATGGCCTCGGAGCGCTTCACCTTCGTCCAGGGCTCGGTGCTCGACGAGCTGGCCGTCGACAAGGTGGTGGCCGACTGCGACGTCGTCGTGCACCTCGCCGCCGCGGTCGGCGTCAAGCTCATCGTCGAGCAGCGCCTCAGCTCGCTGGTCACCAACATCCGGGGCTCCGAGAACATGATCGAGGCCGCCCACCGGTACCGCCGCAAGATCCTGCTGGCGAGCACCTCGGAGATCTACGGCAAGAACCCCGCGAGCCCGCTGGCGGAGACCTCCGACTCCGTGCTGGGGTCCCCCACCGTCGCCCGCTGGGCCTACAGCACCGCCAAGGCCGTCGACGAGATCCTCGCCTACGCCTACCACGAGGAGCGGGGCCTGCCCACCGTCGTGGTCCGCCTCTTCAACACCGTCGGGCCACGCCAGAGCCCGGCCTACGGCATGGTCATCCCCCGCCTGGTGCGCCAGGCGCTCGCCGGCGACCCGCTCACCGTCTACGGCGACGGCACCCAGACCCGCTGCTTCTGCCACGTGGCCGACGTCGTGGCGGCACTCGTCGCCCTGCTCGACCGCGACGACAGCGTCGGTGAGGTCTTCAACGTGGGATCCACCGAGGAGATCTCGATGGCCGGCCTGGCCGAGCGCATCATCGCCGCCTGCGACAGCCCCTCGACGATCTCGCTGGTGCCCTACGACCAGGCGTACGAGCGGGGCTTCGAGGACATGGCGCGACGCGTGCCCGACACCGCCAAGCTGCACGCCCACTGCGGGTGGGAGGCCCGACACACCCTCGCGGACATCCTGCGCGAGATGATCGACGAGGCCGCCCTCGAGGTGGTGCCCGACCGGGGATGA
- a CDS encoding glycosyltransferase family 4 protein, whose amino-acid sequence MPLHLCFLCHEYPPEPHGGVGSLVQSLARALVARGHEVTVLGISRTRPGIEDDQGVRVVRLPHARVRGTGFLVHGRRLRHALSERHREQPIDVVEGQELALAVLPRHRPYRTVIRMNGGHHFFATTLGDRPRPWRSWLERRSFRRADHLCAVSTYVGETTRSLLRLGDRHITVLPNAVDTELFRPGRGEGEPGRIAFAGTLCEKKGIRQLLEAFPAVLERHPEAQLDVAGRDWVDGDGSFRDRLEAGLDPATAAHVHFLGPVDHAELPEVLARASICAFPSHMEAMPLAWLEGLSVGRAVLAGDIGPAPEVIEDGVSGVLCDPYDPGSIAAALSDLLNDDDRRVALGRAGRRRAEREFSVDVLAGRNEAFFEHCVATPPEASSGTGPRA is encoded by the coding sequence ATGCCTCTGCACCTCTGCTTCCTCTGCCATGAGTACCCCCCGGAGCCCCACGGCGGGGTGGGCTCGCTCGTCCAGTCGCTGGCCCGTGCGCTCGTGGCACGCGGGCACGAGGTCACGGTCCTCGGCATCTCGCGGACGCGGCCGGGGATCGAGGACGACCAAGGGGTGCGGGTGGTGCGCCTCCCCCACGCGCGCGTGCGCGGCACCGGGTTCCTGGTGCACGGCCGCCGCCTCCGCCATGCCCTTTCAGAACGTCACCGCGAGCAGCCCATCGACGTGGTCGAAGGCCAGGAGCTCGCCCTCGCCGTGCTGCCCCGCCACCGCCCCTACCGCACGGTGATCCGCATGAACGGGGGCCACCACTTCTTCGCCACCACCTTGGGGGACCGGCCCCGGCCGTGGCGGAGCTGGCTCGAGCGCCGCTCGTTCCGCCGCGCCGACCACCTCTGCGCCGTCAGCACCTACGTGGGCGAGACCACCCGCTCGCTGCTCCGCCTCGGCGACCGGCACATCACCGTCCTGCCCAATGCGGTCGACACCGAGCTCTTCCGGCCCGGCCGCGGGGAGGGTGAGCCCGGGCGCATCGCGTTCGCCGGCACGCTCTGCGAGAAGAAGGGGATCCGCCAGCTCCTCGAGGCCTTCCCCGCGGTGCTCGAGCGCCACCCCGAGGCCCAGCTCGACGTGGCCGGGCGCGACTGGGTCGACGGCGACGGGTCCTTCCGGGACCGACTCGAAGCCGGCCTCGACCCCGCCACGGCGGCCCACGTGCACTTCCTGGGCCCGGTCGACCACGCCGAGCTGCCCGAGGTCCTGGCCCGGGCGTCGATCTGCGCCTTCCCCTCCCACATGGAGGCCATGCCCCTGGCCTGGCTGGAGGGCCTGTCGGTCGGACGCGCCGTCCTCGCCGGCGACATCGGCCCCGCCCCCGAGGTCATCGAGGACGGGGTGTCCGGCGTGCTGTGCGACCCCTACGACCCCGGTTCCATCGCCGCCGCATTGAGCGACCTCCTCAATGACGACGACCGACGCGTTGCCCTGGGACGGGCCGGGCGCCGCCGGGCCGAGCGCGAGTTCTCGGTCGACGTGCTGGCGGGACGCAACGAGGCCTTCTTCGAGCACTGCGTCGCCACGCCCCCGGAAGCATCCTCCGGCACCGGGCCCCGGGCCTGA
- a CDS encoding glycosyltransferase family 2 protein gives MAAPPPTFTVIMPIRNEAGRIAGTLASVLDQDVDPERMEVLVVDGCSQDETRAVVAATAAGDPRVRVLDNPEGIVPTAMNRGLAEARGDMVVRVDGHCALPRDYLRRCEELLAETGADCVGGMIESLPSGDGVVARAIALAMASRFGTGAGFRVGAAEPGPVDTLAFGAYRREVFDRIGTFDEELVRNQDDELNLRLTRAGGVIWMDPSLRSRYWTRADLRSLWRQYFQYGVFKVRVAQKHRGVASWRHLAPLALVLGLGGGAGLALVTRRRWPLLLVAGPYAGATLAAAVVTGRDDPPTVAVLPACFACLQLSYGTGWLAGLWRWRGRWRD, from the coding sequence ATGGCCGCCCCGCCCCCGACGTTCACGGTGATCATGCCCATCCGCAACGAGGCGGGGCGCATCGCCGGCACCCTCGCCTCGGTGCTCGACCAGGACGTGGATCCCGAGCGCATGGAGGTGCTCGTCGTCGACGGGTGCTCGCAGGACGAGACCCGAGCGGTCGTGGCCGCCACCGCCGCCGGCGATCCACGCGTCCGGGTGCTCGACAACCCCGAAGGCATCGTGCCCACGGCCATGAACCGGGGCCTGGCCGAGGCCCGGGGCGACATGGTCGTGCGGGTCGACGGCCATTGCGCCTTGCCCCGTGACTACCTGCGCCGCTGCGAGGAGCTGTTGGCCGAGACCGGGGCCGACTGCGTGGGCGGCATGATCGAGAGCCTGCCCAGCGGCGACGGCGTGGTGGCCCGGGCCATCGCCCTCGCCATGGCCTCCCGCTTCGGCACGGGGGCCGGGTTCCGCGTCGGTGCGGCCGAGCCCGGCCCGGTCGACACCCTCGCCTTCGGCGCCTACCGGCGGGAGGTGTTCGACCGCATCGGGACCTTCGACGAGGAGCTCGTGCGCAACCAGGACGACGAGCTGAACCTCCGCCTCACCCGGGCCGGCGGCGTCATCTGGATGGACCCGTCGTTGCGCTCGCGGTACTGGACCCGCGCCGACCTGCGGTCCTTGTGGCGCCAGTACTTCCAGTACGGCGTGTTCAAGGTGCGGGTGGCCCAGAAGCACCGCGGGGTCGCCTCCTGGCGCCATCTGGCGCCGCTGGCCCTGGTCCTGGGCCTCGGGGGCGGCGCCGGGCTGGCTCTGGTCACCCGCCGACGGTGGCCCCTCCTGCTCGTCGCCGGCCCCTACGCCGGGGCCACCCTCGCCGCCGCGGTGGTCACCGGCCGCGACGACCCGCCCACCGTGGCCGTGCTGCCGGCGTGCTTCGCCTGTCTCCAGCTCTCCTACGGGACGGGATGGCTGGCCGGGTTGTGGCGGTGGCGGGGCCGCTGGCGCGACTAG
- a CDS encoding phenylacetate--CoA ligase family protein — MSPSTGRDRLVALYRRLPAPGRDLVAGAQGLRLRAWRYGPGADALTAAVLERDRWTEDRWRSWLAERQAAVLAHAAVAVPHHRRWFTAHPDRDPVELGDWPVTTKDAVRADPAALVADDAPRWRYRDQTSGTSGSPLSIWTSRGDLRAFFALHEARTRRWHGVSRHDRWAILGGQLVVPPGRDRPPYWVHNRGLHQLYLSTHNLTPTTVGEYVTALARFAPTHLVVYPSAAAFLARLALDAGLRMTGPRVVIANAEPVSAGQRALIEEAFGCPVRETYGMAEMAAGASECEAGTLHLWPDCGVVEVVDDADAPAPEGGSGRFVLTGLTNDTTAFVRYANGDRGRAPVWGAGCACGRALPVLPPVEGRTQDLIATPDGGRQFWFNPVFYGLPVVEAQLVQERVDLVVASVVAGEGYDAAAEATIASRLRDRLPGVEVRVERADAIERGPSGKFRPVVSLVAGDEA, encoded by the coding sequence GTGAGCCCGAGCACGGGCCGCGACCGCCTCGTCGCCCTCTACCGCCGGCTGCCGGCGCCGGGCCGGGACCTCGTCGCCGGCGCGCAGGGGTTGCGCCTGCGGGCCTGGCGCTACGGGCCCGGCGCCGACGCGCTCACCGCGGCAGTCCTCGAGCGCGACCGCTGGACCGAGGACCGATGGCGCTCGTGGCTGGCCGAACGACAGGCCGCGGTCCTGGCGCACGCCGCTGTCGCCGTCCCCCACCACCGCCGGTGGTTCACGGCGCATCCGGACCGCGACCCGGTCGAGTTGGGCGACTGGCCGGTGACGACGAAAGACGCGGTCCGGGCCGATCCGGCGGCTCTGGTCGCCGACGATGCCCCCCGGTGGCGCTATCGGGACCAGACGAGCGGCACCAGTGGGTCCCCGTTGTCGATCTGGACCTCCCGTGGAGACCTCCGGGCGTTCTTCGCCCTGCACGAGGCCCGCACCCGCCGCTGGCACGGCGTCAGCCGTCACGACCGCTGGGCCATCCTCGGGGGGCAGCTCGTGGTCCCGCCCGGACGGGACCGTCCGCCCTACTGGGTGCACAACCGGGGCCTGCACCAGCTCTACCTGTCGACCCACAACCTGACGCCGACGACGGTCGGGGAGTACGTCACGGCGCTCGCGCGCTTCGCTCCCACCCACCTCGTGGTCTACCCGTCGGCGGCGGCCTTCCTGGCCCGCCTGGCCCTCGACGCCGGACTCCGGATGACCGGCCCCCGGGTGGTCATCGCCAACGCCGAGCCGGTCTCGGCGGGACAGCGGGCCCTCATCGAGGAGGCCTTCGGCTGTCCGGTCCGGGAGACCTACGGGATGGCCGAGATGGCGGCGGGCGCCAGCGAGTGCGAGGCGGGCACGCTGCACCTGTGGCCGGACTGCGGCGTCGTCGAGGTCGTCGACGACGCCGACGCCCCCGCGCCCGAGGGCGGGTCGGGCCGGTTCGTGCTCACCGGCCTCACCAACGACACCACGGCGTTCGTGCGCTACGCCAACGGTGACCGGGGCCGGGCCCCGGTGTGGGGCGCCGGTTGCGCCTGCGGCCGGGCACTGCCGGTGCTGCCACCGGTCGAGGGCCGCACCCAGGACCTCATCGCCACCCCCGACGGCGGACGCCAGTTCTGGTTCAACCCCGTCTTCTACGGTCTGCCCGTGGTCGAGGCGCAACTGGTGCAGGAGCGCGTCGACCTCGTGGTGGCGAGCGTCGTGGCGGGCGAAGGCTACGACGCCGCCGCCGAGGCGACCATCGCGTCCCGCCTGCGCGACCGTCTGCCGGGCGTCGAGGTCCGGGTCGAACGCGCCGACGCCATCGAACGGGGCCCCAGCGGGAAGTTCCGCCCCGTCGTGTCGCTCGTCGCCGGCGACGAGGCCTGA
- a CDS encoding glycosyltransferase: protein MGNPRTLTIVSSAPHHVWEGRLWSHAPYVREIDLWCHLFERVIIVGPTEATAPTGDCVPFPDHGLELRPVPPTGGDGLGPKLHQLALLPLLVWRVVRALLDGDAAHVRCPGNMGLLGVFLAPLLRRRLVAKYAGQWNGFPGEKWTVRLQRAVLSSRWWHGPVTVYGEWPDQPRHVIPFFTSVLTDEQVERARRLERKPRRAGTLRVLFVGRLSGPKNVDTVLRAVAAVVADGVDVHTTVVGDGAERGRLEALVRDEGIDERVTFAGAVGIEAVLDHYEQADTLVLVSQSEGWPKAIAEAMTFGVVCVGSDRGMVPQMLDGRGVVVPSGDVEALADALRTLAADPDAADALGASAAEWGQRHSLEELESAIGVLLSHWWRTTVRPTRPRTSVLHVTDSLDAGGAERMAVNLANGLSVDRFRTALCTTRHVGVLAAEARPDIDQLALGRRRRREDPAAVLRLAAYLRHERIDVVHAHGTSLFISAAACLLVPRTRLVWHDHLGADPETRRPRRRVYRLACTQVDHVITVSQALAEWDERELSIPAEAITTMPNFVVTTGPPTPPEGLPGVTGSRIACVANLRAQKDHVLLVEALADVVADVPAAHALLLGAPVDPAVDAAVRARIAELGLTDHVHLLGTRTDVAAVLSACAIGVLSSRSEGFPLALLEYGSAGLATVATEVGECPEILDHGGAGRLVPPGDRAALAAALVGLLSEPAAAANLGERLRERVTQRYGAAAVIDRISQVYDDLTPEPAPAARR, encoded by the coding sequence ATGGGCAACCCACGGACGCTCACCATCGTCTCCTCCGCGCCCCACCACGTGTGGGAGGGCCGGCTCTGGTCGCACGCCCCCTACGTCCGCGAGATCGACCTGTGGTGCCACCTGTTCGAGCGGGTGATCATCGTCGGGCCCACCGAGGCGACCGCCCCCACGGGCGACTGCGTGCCCTTCCCCGACCACGGCCTCGAGCTCCGTCCCGTCCCGCCCACGGGAGGGGACGGCCTCGGGCCCAAGTTGCACCAGCTCGCCCTGCTCCCGCTGCTCGTCTGGCGGGTGGTCCGGGCCCTGCTCGACGGCGACGCCGCCCATGTCCGCTGCCCGGGCAACATGGGCCTGCTGGGTGTCTTCCTCGCCCCGCTGCTGCGCCGGCGGCTCGTGGCGAAGTACGCCGGCCAGTGGAACGGCTTCCCGGGTGAGAAGTGGACGGTCCGGCTCCAGCGGGCGGTGCTCTCCTCTCGGTGGTGGCACGGCCCCGTCACCGTGTACGGCGAGTGGCCGGACCAGCCCCGCCACGTCATCCCGTTCTTCACGTCAGTGCTCACCGACGAGCAGGTGGAGCGGGCCCGCCGCCTGGAGCGGAAGCCGCGGCGGGCCGGCACGCTGCGCGTGCTGTTCGTCGGCCGACTCAGCGGCCCGAAGAACGTGGACACCGTGCTGCGAGCGGTCGCCGCCGTCGTCGCCGACGGTGTGGACGTGCACACCACCGTGGTGGGCGACGGGGCCGAGCGCGGCCGGCTCGAGGCCCTCGTCCGCGACGAGGGGATCGACGAGCGGGTGACCTTCGCCGGCGCCGTGGGCATCGAGGCGGTCCTCGACCACTACGAGCAGGCGGACACCCTCGTCCTCGTGTCCCAGTCCGAGGGGTGGCCGAAGGCCATCGCCGAGGCCATGACCTTCGGGGTCGTGTGCGTGGGCTCGGACCGGGGCATGGTCCCCCAGATGCTCGACGGCCGCGGCGTCGTGGTCCCCTCCGGCGACGTCGAAGCACTCGCGGACGCGCTCCGGACCCTCGCTGCGGATCCCGACGCCGCCGACGCCCTCGGCGCGAGCGCAGCGGAGTGGGGACAGCGCCACTCCCTCGAGGAGCTCGAGTCGGCCATCGGGGTGCTGCTCAGCCACTGGTGGCGCACCACCGTGCGCCCGACCCGGCCGCGCACCTCGGTGCTGCACGTCACCGACAGCCTCGACGCGGGCGGCGCCGAGCGGATGGCCGTGAACCTGGCCAACGGCCTCTCCGTCGACCGCTTCCGCACCGCGCTCTGCACGACCCGACACGTCGGGGTCCTCGCTGCGGAGGCCCGACCCGACATCGACCAGCTCGCCCTCGGTCGGCGTCGACGACGGGAGGACCCGGCCGCCGTGCTGCGCCTCGCCGCCTACCTGCGCCACGAGCGCATCGACGTGGTGCACGCCCACGGCACGTCGCTGTTCATCTCCGCGGCCGCCTGCCTCCTCGTGCCCCGAACCCGCCTCGTGTGGCACGACCACCTCGGCGCCGACCCCGAGACCCGGCGGCCCCGCCGACGGGTGTACCGCCTGGCCTGCACCCAGGTCGATCACGTCATCACCGTCAGCCAGGCGCTCGCCGAGTGGGACGAGCGAGAGCTGTCCATCCCGGCCGAGGCGATCACCACCATGCCCAACTTCGTGGTCACCACCGGTCCACCGACTCCCCCCGAGGGGCTCCCGGGCGTGACCGGCTCCCGCATCGCCTGCGTCGCCAACCTGCGCGCGCAAAAGGACCACGTCCTGCTGGTGGAAGCCCTGGCCGACGTGGTGGCCGACGTCCCGGCCGCCCACGCCCTCCTCCTCGGCGCACCCGTGGACCCCGCGGTGGACGCCGCGGTGCGGGCCCGCATCGCCGAGCTCGGCCTCACCGACCACGTCCATCTGCTCGGCACCCGCACCGACGTCGCCGCGGTCCTCTCGGCCTGCGCGATCGGCGTGCTCAGCTCGCGCTCCGAGGGATTCCCTCTCGCCCTGCTCGAGTACGGCAGCGCCGGCCTGGCGACGGTGGCGACCGAGGTGGGCGAGTGCCCGGAGATCCTCGACCACGGAGGCGCCGGCCGGCTGGTGCCACCGGGCGACCGCGCCGCGCTCGCCGCCGCCCTGGTGGGCCTGCTCTCCGAGCCGGCCGCGGCGGCGAACCTGGGCGAGCGGCTCCGGGAGCGGGTGACCCAGCGCTACGGCGCCGCCGCGGTGATCGACCGGATCTCGCAGGTCTACGACGACCTCACCCCCGAGCCGGCACCGGCGGCCCGTCGGTGA
- a CDS encoding class I SAM-dependent methyltransferase, translating into MTNGAAPGDVDDDAERRRALQEEEYRLPHHWILRKHGLHNYLHKSDRLASLIRERGVEGGTALDVGCGDGRGTHELAVRLGPAFTWTGVDFSERAIAFARLMAPDLQFEVQDGEALASEDGAFDLVVAREVIEHVPPDEVGAFVAELRRVLRPGGTLVITTPTTNRRVPDKHFQHFTEASLRSAVTGAGGFQVEVVEGLGWFPGHPRVERAYRYVIALPALWRLDAWCGTRALPPARADDLLLVARAV; encoded by the coding sequence GTGACGAACGGCGCGGCTCCCGGCGACGTGGACGACGACGCCGAGCGGCGTCGGGCCCTCCAGGAGGAGGAGTACCGCCTCCCGCACCACTGGATCCTGCGAAAGCACGGGCTGCACAACTACCTCCACAAGTCCGACCGGCTCGCCTCGTTGATCCGTGAGCGCGGCGTCGAGGGCGGCACCGCCCTCGACGTGGGTTGCGGGGACGGACGGGGCACCCACGAACTGGCGGTCCGCCTCGGTCCCGCCTTCACCTGGACGGGCGTCGACTTCTCGGAGCGGGCCATCGCGTTCGCCCGGCTCATGGCGCCGGACCTGCAATTCGAGGTGCAGGACGGGGAGGCGCTCGCTTCCGAGGATGGCGCCTTCGACCTCGTCGTCGCCCGCGAGGTCATCGAGCACGTGCCTCCTGACGAGGTCGGCGCCTTCGTGGCCGAGCTGCGACGCGTCCTGCGCCCGGGCGGCACGCTCGTGATCACCACCCCCACCACCAACCGCCGCGTGCCCGACAAGCACTTCCAACACTTCACCGAGGCGTCGCTGCGCTCGGCCGTGACCGGCGCCGGCGGCTTCCAGGTCGAGGTGGTCGAGGGTCTGGGTTGGTTCCCGGGCCATCCGCGCGTCGAGCGGGCCTACCGCTACGTGATCGCGCTGCCGGCGCTCTGGCGGCTCGACGCCTGGTGCGGGACCCGGGCGCTGCCGCCCGCAAGGGCCGACGACCTGCTGCTCGTGGCCCGGGCCGTCTGA